In the genome of Aquificaceae bacterium, one region contains:
- a CDS encoding 3'-5' exonuclease, translating to MREILLESTFVSIDVEATGFDPSKSEIIEIACVRVEGGVITDRFSSLVYPGYSLPQRITDLTGITNAMLVGKPKMEEVLPKFLKFVGDSVIVAHRVEKDIAFIDKYYRRLYGKRFRHPHICTFKLAKNILPDLRKYSLKDLADYFGIEYKRIHRAMDDAQITALVFLELLKLLWHRLGIGDYLGIKKLSKG from the coding sequence ATGAGAGAAATTTTGCTTGAAAGCACCTTTGTGAGCATAGATGTGGAAGCCACAGGGTTTGACCCCTCAAAGTCTGAAATAATTGAAATTGCCTGTGTTAGAGTTGAGGGCGGAGTTATAACAGATAGGTTTTCAAGTCTTGTATATCCAGGCTATTCCCTGCCTCAGAGAATAACAGACCTCACAGGCATAACCAACGCCATGCTTGTGGGAAAGCCAAAGATGGAGGAAGTCCTTCCAAAGTTTCTCAAGTTTGTAGGTGATAGTGTGATAGTTGCCCATAGGGTGGAGAAGGATATTGCCTTTATAGACAAGTATTACAGACGGCTATATGGCAAAAGGTTTAGACACCCTCACATATGCACCTTCAAACTTGCTAAAAACATACTTCCAGACCTTAGAAAATATTCTTTGAAAGACCTTGCGGACTACTTTGGAATAGAATACAAACGCATCCACAGGGCTATGGATGATGCCCAGATTACTGCTCTTGTATTCCTTGAGCTATTAAAGCTACTGTGGCACAGGCTCGGCATAGGGGATTACTTAGGAATAAAGAAACTCTCAAAGGGGTAG